The Hypanus sabinus isolate sHypSab1 chromosome 2, sHypSab1.hap1, whole genome shotgun sequence DNA segment TCCACTGGGTAGAAAGCATCCAGTTTCAACCAAAGTCTGCATCAGTTTACTTAGTCTACAATGGGTGTTCTCTCAAACTAATCAGCCCAAATCTGCACTCAGTATTCTAATCATAGCATAATTATGCTTTATACAAATGTACTGTAACATTATTGTTCACCACCCTAGCCCCTTGTTCTAATTTGGCCAGCCACTTGTATAGTTTTACAGCACTATAACTGCATTTGTTTATTTTGTAGTCCTGTTTATCTTTATCTctgcatgttctcaatacttcTCTCTCCCCAATACTTCCTTATTCTCTTTCCTCCCAAGATCTTTCAGATGAGGCTTGACTGTTATTGTCTTAGATGCCATTATTTCAATGAGCTGAAGCTACCCCCAATGTTCTAGCCAACATtcatccctcaatgaggatcaATAAATTACATTAGTTGGTTATTATTGCACCTTGTTTATGGGAGCTGGCTGTACACAGATTGATGGTTTAGTTTGCTTCAAGCAACCCATTCTTCAATGTCACAATAAACTTTGGGATATTCAGAAGTGATGCTTGGCAGCAAAGAAGCAAAAAACATCTCTACAATTTCAATAACTAATATCTTTTTCAATTTTTAAACTTGCAGATTTTGAAATAGTCTCATCACCATATCATAAATATCAGACGTATAATCACTTCAGGTTTAATGTTTCTGATAATTCACCTTTCAGTACAGAGTAAATATTCTAATTTCAGTATGTCAGACAAACATCAACCAAGTAAACATCCTGTTAAATCTAAAAATTGGGGCAAAACATGAGCAATGAAACTGTCACTCATAAAACTAATGGAATGTTCAGTGCAGCAGTACTTAAATGTCACAAGGATTTCACAAGGATAGCTCCCGAAAAAAATTCCAACAATCAACAATTTCAAATATAAAACTGAACATGATCAAAAAAGAGGTTTTTCATTTACGTGGATAGTGAACAGCTTAAATAATGGCACGCCAACTTGATTAGAATGAAAGATTAATCATTACACAAGGAATACTAACAAAATATCTGGCATTGTTAAGACAttttttttacttttcacctttgcACCAACagaatcatagagaagtacagcaaagaaagagaccatttggctcatctagtctatTCCAatcctactcccattgaccagtactgggaacatagccctccatactcgtACCATCTTGCGTCTTCTTTGGCAACTAACAAATTAACCCTTTTACTCTGAAAATAGTTGGTGCAGCCATTATTAGTAGGATAAAATTAACAAGCCTGTTTATTTGTGGTCATTCAGGGCAATATCCTGAATAACTTCATCCTACACTCATTCTGTCACATAGAAAAGTAACACTTTATCATTTAATATCTCCCTTtattatgcaacttcaacattgCTAAAGCCACACTAAATATTTTGCAGCAACGTCACAACTGCAATTCAACTTTCATATTCGATATCAACCTAACTCAGGATCGCATTGGCAAGGTTTCTCTTAAAGGAGACTCATACTCTTTAGATTGGGCTATGCAAACAGTAAACAGAGTGTAATACTAAACGTAGAATAATTAGAATCTTCTGAACACAACTTATCCTGAGTTTATATAAATGAAACTATGGTGCAGGTAGTCCCCACATACTGTACCTGCATCTACCAAACATTTAAAAGACAGATTTTTGCAATCCTCTTAGAACCAACATACAACtacacaaaacactgaaggaacgcagcaggtcaggcagcatctatggaaatgaataaacagtaaatatttcgggccaagactatTCATCAGGACCCTCcaatactgatgaagggtcttggccctaaatGTCAACTgctcattcctttccacagatgctcctgatctgctgagttcctccaacattttgtatgtattgcactatatttccagtatctgtataATCTCTTCTGTTTTACATACAACTACCTTTGCCATGAAATGGGCCAAAAAGATCAGAAACCACTGGAACTTCCATTTATTTATGTGGAAGAAACATTTCCAAGCTTTGAAAAGGGATTATCACACAAAAAAAACTGATGGTCAACCACAAGGAGGTGAAGAGTAGATGATGATAAACCTTGATCAAATATTACAGCTAACGGACAGAAAGATCGTGTGAGTATATGAGAGAGAACATGTGCGATTATCACCTCAGCAGGAGAAGGCACTGTTCCATTGGTGGAATAATTCCATAAGActctaagatataggagcagaattaggccatttggcccatcaagtctgctccaccatttcatcatggctgatctactttccttctcagccccaatctcttgcatttttctccccatatcccttcatgaaaaactaatcaagaatctatcaacttgaCTTAGTTTAATAAAAACTATCCATTACCTACATGTCAAAATAAacacaatttattatcaaagtgtgtatgcagtTTACTACCCTGAGGTTGCTCTTTTCACAAAagccaggaaacaaagaacaCCACGGATCCCActtaaagaaaaacatcaaacttcCAATGTGCAAATGGCaagaaaaaaagagcaaaaaacacagaattgaAAACACCAAATCACAAAATCATCAAAAGAGCATAGGCATATTCAGTTTTGCCCCATTCAGTACAATCCAGCACCTCGTCTCTTGCTATCTGCAGGCCACAGCACAAGacctggagcagaattaggccattcagcccattgagtctgctctgccattccatcactgcTGATCCCCgagccctctcaaccccatacacctgccttctcgtcatatcctttgatgccctgactgatcaggaaacgaccaacttccgccttaaatatgccaacagacttggcctccaccacagtctgtggcagagcattccacagatttactattctctggctaagaAAAATttttcttacctctgttctaaagggtcgcccctcaattgaggttgtgccctctagttctctccacatccatcctatctagtccctttaacatttggtaggtttcaatgagatccttctgcattcttctaaattccagtgagtacaggcccaaagctgccaaatgcccctcatatgttaaccccttcattcctggaatcatcctggtgaacctcctctggactctctcaaatgacaacacatcatttctgagacatggggcccaaaactattgacaatactccaagtgcggcctgactagtgtcttataaaggctcagcatcatctccttgtttttatattctattctccttgaaataaatgccaacattgcatttgccttctttaccacagactcaacctgtatatTAATCTTCTGGAAgtcttacacaaggactccccagtccctctgcacttctgatgtttaaACATCccctccatttagataatagtttgtactattgttccttttaccaaaatgcatatcatacatttcccaacacagtattccatctgccccttttTTGCCCATtgttctaagtcctgctgcaatcgcattgcttcctcagcactacctacccctccagctaactttgtatcatcggcaaactttagcacaaagctatcaattccattatctaagaatacgtacaaaatgctggaagaactcagcagatcaggcagcatccgttagaaaagagtagccaacgtttcgggccgagacccttcatcaggaatggcgggggaagagagggctgaagcccagtaatagagataggggagggggtagggcctagaggtgccgtggaaaaccaatcagaggaaagataaagaaggagggggaggggataagcatgaaagaactgtagagttaaagaagcagaaagttgaaaggggagagaggcagagagggacttgggataaggggaggggggagggaattaccggaaattggagaattccatgttcataccaccaggctggaggctacccagacggtagatgaggcgttgctcctccaacctgagtttggcctcatcatggcagtagagaaggccatgaatggacatatctagatgggaatgagaggcagagttgaagtgagtggcaaccgggaggtcctgtctattgtgatggatggagcgtaggtgctcgaagaagcggtcccccaatctgcgtcaggtctcgccgatgtagaggaggccgcaccgggagtacCGGATgtaatagacgactccagcagactcacaggtgaagtgttgcctcacctgaaagaacTGTCTGGGTCCCagaatggtggtggtgggggggggaggggggggaaggtgtggggacaggtgtagcatttgcgcttgcagggataagtgccaggtgggagtaaatcactgacaaataatgtgaaaagcagcggtcccaatactgacccctgaagaccaCCAACCCAACCAAAAATCACAAAGTAGCAACAAAAAACAAGcagccagaaacacatcataacatgaactactgtccaatccacaaaccgtgTCGATTAAATCTTACCCAAGACCAATGGACTCCTCCTGCAGCATCCAGTGAATTCAGAAAGAGAAAGTTATTGTCCTTGGTAGTAGGGTTTCTTCAGGTTGGTTAAGAATCTGATGGTAGTatcaagagggcatgtcctgaatgacGGAGGTCTCTGATGATGAATGTCACCTGTCTGAGACATCACCTCTTGTAAAAGTTCTCAGTCGTGGAGAGATCTGTATCATGATAGAACTGGCCAATGTACTCTGTACATTCTTGCATTCCTGTACATTGAAGTTTCCATACTAGGCCAGAATGCAAACTAGCaaaatgctttccactgtacatctgtaaagGTTTGGCAAACCTTTTGAGAGCATGCAAAACCTCCTTAACCTTCTAATAAATTAGAGGTGCTAGCATACCCTTTGTTATAGTTGCATCTATGTGCAGGATTGTTTCATAAACATGCTGACACCCATGAAATTAAAAACTACTCACCCCTTCTATCACAGACCCTTCAAttaggactgatgtgtgttcacCTGAGttcccttcctgaggtccacaaccatttccttggttttgctgatggtGAGCTCAACCAACGACTCTATCTCACTCAACTCCTGAATGAGGAGTTTTTGCACGGTACAACAAAGGCAGTGTACACTGGAACAGTTACAACTAATGACAAGCAAAAGCATGAAGATTTCAGCAGGTGAGCTGAGACAGGGCCGAATAGGCCAGAGGTAGAACTAGGTGTCCTTAGCATTCGTACAGATATGTAGTACGCAGCTCAAGCAGGCACTCTATGACACCCTAGTTGCAAATAATCCAAAATACCATAATGCTGAAAATACAAACTGCAAATAagagaaaacacgaggaaatctgcagatgctggaaattcaaacaacacacacaaaatgccggtagaacacagcaggctaggcagcatctatagggagaagctctgtcgacgtttcgggccgagacccttcgtcaggaccctatagatgctgcccagcctgctgtgttctgtTAACTGCAAATAAGAGATATTTCTGTAGATCAGGCAGCAATGTGGAGAAGTGAACATGCCAAACCTGACCTGCCAGGGATGTCCACCTGCTCTGCAGAGTACAACTCCTATGTTCTTTTGTCTATGGCCTCATTCTAACTGTTCTCAATTACTCACAAGATAATTTTGTGCAGCCTCCATGGTCATCCTTTCTAAGACTTTCCCCCTATCTCACCCTCCCTGCAGCCTTACAAGATTATTTTGTCTTGTTTCTGGATTGGAATTCAAatcttctgacaggctgcatcactgataTGCTGGAGGAGggactgcacaggaccaaaagaagctgcagagagtcaaatgtagttggctccatcttgggtactaacctacaatgTACCCAGGGTACATCTTCAAgaaacagtgtctcagaaaggcagtgtccattattagggacccccagcacccagggcatgctcttttcttattatcatcagggaggaggtacagatgcctgaaggcacacactcagcaattcaggaatagcttcttccccttcttccatCCAATTccaaaatgggcattgaacccatgaacactaccttacttcaTTTTTTTTAAGTGGAGAGTCAGCAGTTGCCTTTAATGGGATCAGTAAAAGAGGACCAGTCTTTCCTCTCGTGACTTCATTTGATAGCCAGTAGTACTCCAGGCTTATTCACTGTCCATCCCCATGTTATGTCCCATTTTCTCTCCCAGTCACTGTCCGGTCACCACCCGAAGCAGCTGCAGAGCCATCTCAGGTTGGTCAGCTGGGATCATGTGACCTGCTTTCAGCACCCAGAAGAAGCCAAAGTTATGGTAGTGCTTGTAGAAAGCGGCTGTACTGGTGGGGTGAGACCTGGTGTAGAGTGGTGTCCACTGCTGGCTGGAGAAAACTGGCAGACCCTGCCATTTTAACTTCCTCACCCACGCCTCCTGCCCCAATGAATCCACAATTAGGTCCAGCTGTCCATTATAGACCGTGACGTTGACACCTGCAGCCAACAATTGATCCACTGTGTCAATCACTGGCTTCATAAAGTCACCCTCCATATTTCTGAAGACCTCATTGGCCTGACCGCCCCACTCTACGAAGTCTGGGATGATCTTTAGCTTCTTTCTTATTGGTCCGTTCATCAGTTCTGCCAGGCTGCGATGTTGCAGGGGGCGCACATGTCGTTGGAACAGGCTGACCATGTGATGACTCCTCTCTCTGGGAGATTGCTCTGGGCTCCGTTCCTTCAGGATGTTGTAGAAGTTCACACCAGCTGTGCACCTCTCAATGACATCCTCAGTCTGGGCCCACAGCTCGGTGGCCTGCTGGTAATGCCCAGCCTCGATGGCTGCCTGAACCTCGGCTGCAGCAGCACTGACTTCGTCCAGGCCTCGGTCATCTAGCAAAGACATGCTGTGGAGGAAGGGTCCCCAGGAGAGAACTGAGTCTAGTGGGGAGATCCAGGAATCACCCAGGGCCACCCCGGCAAAGTGGCACTTGACCTTCTTGTGGAGCACAGCCTGAAGTAGTTCCAGTCCAATGGCTGCAGCCATCTTCCCACCGTACGATTCTGAGAAAATGTAGAACGGGACATTCTGGAACTCAGGCTTGTGCTGGAAGAAGTTCTGGAGAAGGACCATCATGTCTTTCACCACCGTGTCCAGGTCCTTGGCAAAAGCACCGCTGTCAGTGGTGTAACTGTAACCTGCGCCCACTGGGTTATCCACAAACAGCAAACTGGCTGCCTGTACCCATGAATAGTTCCTGGGATTCAGGTCAACGTCGAGAGGCCCAATCTCTTCAAAGTTTCCAAAACCACAGCCGGAGGCTCCCGGACCACCCTGGTGCCAGAGGACGAGCGGCGCGGACGAGTTCTACCTTACTTCTTAAGTATATATTAATTCTGTTTTCGCACGATCTTTTAATTGATTCAatacatgtatactgtaattagaaacatagaaaataagtgcagcccttggagcctgcaccgccattcatgagttggctgatcatccaactcagaaccctgtacctgctttctctccatagccactgatccctttagccacaagggtcatatctgactccctcttaaatatagccaatgaactggcctaaactgtttcctgtggcagagaattctgcCTTTCCCCACAGGATGTCAAAACTGAGGttaaagaagaagaagaggacgaggaggagggggaggacgaggaggagggggaggacgaAGAGGATGAGAATTTTATTGATCCTGAAtgggaaattctttcattacagcagcaacatttaaaaacatatttagcagtgtgcagacctaactaataataaagtacagaataataatacacAGTAATAATGTACCAATGTGTGATAATAATGTGCAAAAAATTAAgcagactattgtactatgatgtgctCTCCTGTTGCAGAGATGAACTGTGAGAAAAACAATGAAAATATGAGAAAAGCAAATGTATTTTTTATACTGAGAATATTCTTTGCTCTTTCAACACTTTCCTTTATATACTTATCTACTTATTTTCAAAAGCTACTAGAGATTCAGATTCCATTGTTGTTTCTTGTTCTAAATTCTTGCAGATTAGAAATTTTCTCCTAATATTTCCCTTCACTCTTTGACAATGATCTTAAATATTCAGAATTAATTTTTTCAAATTTACTGAAGTTTTATTAATAACTGTTAAGAACTCTTAACTTTATGATATTAACTAACACTATTTACTAGCTTCCATTTCTGTGAGCTTCTATGTCATCAACAGTTTCTGAAAGTGGCTGCTTAAATTTGAACACAATCTAACAGCAAGGACAAACGTTTTGTCTAGGGTATGTATTATCTCTTATTTTTGGATTTGTCCTGTGGCAGAATTTTTCAGTCCTGTAGCTAAAGATCTGGGGAACTGAATACTGTTTCTTGCTGCTGTTCACCATTCAATCCATCTTCTAGTCACATTTCTGTATTGTaaatgcaacacttcatatttctATGTATTTTGCATAACATTTATCCTTCCACAGTAAATGGGGTAATAACAACTTCAAATTTTGATAATGATTCATACAGATCTATGTCAGTAATAAAGTACgaaaaaatctaaaacctgatATTTGTTGGCACCACACAGCTACAACGGGCAAATTAACTAAGGAAAAACATCTAATTATTAATATCTTTGTGTTCTTCAGCTACATACTGTCCATGTTGCAATATTTCCTATACTTAATTATCAATAAGCATGTTATATTTTATCAAATGTGTTTGGAAAATACAAAACTCAACATTTCTTACTTAAATACACCACAGTATTCCTTTAAAGCTTTCAggaataacaaacaagagaaaatttaccgatgctggaaatcaaatacAGAcaaataattgatttatttttcttcatattatgtactgcattgaatgctactgctaagttaacatatttcacaaaacatgccggtgataataaacctaattctgaagtCAGCTTGAAAGCCGAGGAATTATAGAGTTCTGGATATCTTTACTCCTTCTGTATCAAGCAATTTATTAACATCACACTCAAAGCAAAACTATGTCGCTCATCATGTCTCGGGTTCCACATACTCAAGCAGCATCCAGCTCCAACAATCCAGTCAAGGATCTTAAAGCCCAAAACTCTATACATatttataatttcctctcttgccAAGTGGTACATGTGCATGTGAGTGACTAACTCCAACTCTGGAGGTTCCTCGGGAACTAGGTCTAGAGGTTTTTAAACAGAACTAGATAGGCATCTGAGAGGGAATAATTTGCAGCTGAAGAGAGCTGGGGAATAAATGTaaacatttagacaggtacatggacaaaaAAAAGAGAGGTTTAGAGGCCACAGGCAAAGGGAAGTAACTCAGGTAAGCATCTTCTTTGTCATGGACAAGTTGATCTGAAGGACCCGTTTCCATGCCACAGCTCTGTGACTCTACAACTTAATGGCTTGCTCTTCTAGCAGCAAACATtaacttgaagggccaaatggcctcttttcATACTGCTAACATACAGGTAATTTTttccaaagcaacacgtacaaaacgctggaagaactcagcagcccaagcatgctggaaatgaataaacattaaaggtttcaggccaagacccttccccaGGTCTTAATatttcctcttccctctcagtcccgatGCAAGGTCTCAACTCAAAACGTTGACCTACACCATTTGCCTCCGCGTGAGTTCGTCCAGAGTTCTGCTTTTTCAATCCTAAATGTAACCTCCAATTACAGACACAAAGCAGCAAAAAAGCCACAATTCTTTTGAAACTGGCAACTACTATACAGGATCATTTATTTATAACCTCTACAACAACCTCCTCAGATTTCTCCCAGAGCAAGATAACTGCAGAAAACAAACAAAGGCCTTTCACAGCTGTTGCAGTGACAACTGGTGTGGCATGCATGTTCTAACACTGTGTTTGCACTTGTGGAGATCAGGAAGCGTAAAGACTATATCGGTCTAATTATAACAGCAACCGCAGTGATTCTTTACAGTTTGCAAACTTTTGGGGATGCTCACCTTGCACTTCCTCGACGCCTTCTGCCAACATATCCTTGGTGAAGCTGGAGAGCTGATCTGTCAGGGAGGAAAGGCTTCCCCCGACCTGACCCAGTCCCGAGCTAATGCCCCCGAACCAAGACATGCTGAGATGGTGTGAGTACTTCGAGATGTCCCGGGCTTAGAGGTGCCACCCCTCTGGCAGGGCCACTCGGCTCGGCCAGGAGCAGCGGGGGCTGGCCGCGGCCTCCGCTACTGATATGACTACCCTGGCAGAGGAAAAAGAGAGGAATGCAGCTAGAGGACGCCGACACCGGAGAGTCGGGCGGTGAAATCCAGCCGTCACTGGCCCTCAACCCGCCGTAGTCCTGCCAACTCAACGATCGCCATGTTGTCGGCGTCAGCAACTACACACCGCCGAGCATCCTGGGTAGCTCTGCAGCCGTATAGACCACTTTCACATCCGCCATTTTATCAGTAAGGATTATGGGATCATTTCGGGAGCTACAGGGCGGGAAAAAAAGCGAATTCTTCGCACCAGTTTATTAAAGTAAACGAGAGTTGAGGAAACGTCTAGTTTCCCCGCTTCAAACTATCTCAATTTCAGTTGCAGGTTCATCGATTCCACACAAAAAAAGAGCCCAACAGGAAAATACTGTGGATCCTTTAAACTGGTCACGTCGTTTTTACAGAACGTATTCGCGTCAAAGAGTTTAAAAGTTGAGTTTTTTGTCATATGCAGAAGTAAATGTGTCCACAGGTACACTGAAAAACGGACTTGTAGCAACACGTAGGCACCTGGCTTCATATAGCAGCAGTCACAAGAAAAACGTAGATTGCACACGTTTTTTTTAACAATTACAACAGCAAACAAATAAATTTTAGTCCAAAGTGATCCTGGTATTATGAGATTGTAGTTGTTCAGGTACCAAATGGTtgaaattgttcttgaacctggtggtgtgggacttcagaccTCCTACATGATGGTAGCTTTAAGAAGATGGCGTAGGACGTTGGGTATTTTGATGATTGATAATGGATTTAGAGTAAAACAGGTCCAAATGATCTATGCCAACCAAGAAGCccacctaagctagtcccatctacctgtgtTTGGCACATATCCATCCAATGTTTAAAAGTTGATATTGTAACAGCTttgaccactttctctggcagctcattccatatacataccagtatctgcatgaagaagttgacCCCCagctcccttttaaatctctcacctctcacctgaAACCTTTTGAAATAAATAAGTGAAATTGAGGAAGTGATCACCTCCCCAT contains these protein-coding regions:
- the LOC132390629 gene encoding retinoid-inducible serine carboxypeptidase-like; this encodes MHATPVVTATAVKGLCLFSAVILLWEKSEEVVNSSAPLVLWHQGGPGASGCGFGNFEEIGPLDVDLNPRNYSWVQAASLLFVDNPVGAGYSYTTDSGAFAKDLDTVVKDMMVLLQNFFQHKPEFQNVPFYIFSESYGGKMAAAIGLELLQAVLHKKVKCHFAGVALGDSWISPLDSVLSWGPFLHSMSLLDDRGLDEVSAAAAEVQAAIEAGHYQQATELWAQTEDVIERCTAGVNFYNILKERSPEQSPRERSHHMVSLFQRHVRPLQHRSLAELMNGPIRKKLKIIPDFVEWGGQANEVFRNMEGDFMKPVIDTVDQLLAAGVNVTVYNGQLDLIVDSLGQEAWVRKLKWQGLPVFSSQQWTPLYTRSHPTSTAAFYKHYHNFGFFWVLKAGHMIPADQPEMALQLLRVVTGQ